AGAGCGGATACACTGCTTGAGGAGGCAGGGGTTTCTGCAGATGGGATAACGGATGAAGAAAAATTTACAGAACTTTTTGATAAAAATAAAAAAAGTGTCAAGTTGCCAGATGGATGTAAGGTAGAAAATTTATCAAAGGTTTCTTTTGGAAATCTTTTGGTTTCTGCATCAATGGGGACAGAAAATGACTTTCATAATGGAAAGATATATCTAAGAGGGGAGACATGTCAGGGGATATATGTGAATTACAAAAATATCGCAGAGTCAATGCGTTTGAAAGTTCCTTTTGGTATCGGTCAGATAGGGAAGGCGTTTAGGAATGAAATTTCCCCAAGACAGTTTTTATTCAGAACGCGTGAGTTTGAACAGATGGAACTTCAATATTTCGTCCATCCAAAAGATGCAAAAAAATATTATGACCAATTCAAAAAAGAGAGGTTTGATTCTTTGTGTTCAATTGGTCTTTCAAAAGATAATCTTAGATTTAAAAAACATGAGAACCCCGCGTTTTATGCAAGTGAGGCAGAAGATATAGAATATAACTTTCCTTCTTTTGGGTGGAAAGAAATTGAGGGCATTCACAACAGAGGAGATCATGACTTGTCCGCTCATTCTAAAGAATCTGGAATTTCACTTGATTATCTTGATCCAGAAACAAATGAAAAATTTATACCGCATGTTATAGAAACATCAGCAGGTGTGGGAAGAATGGCGATGGCGCTTTTGTTTGAAAGTGTGGAAGAGGAGAAGCTTGAGAATAATGAGACGAGGCTTGTGAGCCGTTTTGCACCATCAATTGCTCCTATTACTGTGGCTGTTTTACCGCTTTCAAAAAATAAAAAACTCAACGAACAGTCAAAAGATATGTTTAATCTTCTTAAAAAAGATTTTTCAGTTTGGTATGATGAGACCCAGTCAATAGGGAAGAGGTATAGGAGGCAGGATGAAATAGGGACGCCGTTTTGTGTGACGGTTGATTTTGAGACAGAAAATGATAAAAAGGTGACAATAAGACAGCGCGACTCAATGTCGCAGGATAGGGTAGATATAAATGATGTTGTGGATTATATAAAAGAGAAGATTGGCTAACGGCTAACCGTGTCTTTCATTTAAGATTCTTTTTATCACCTCAACGAGATCATCAAAATCATAACTTTTTCCACTTTTGAAAGCTATTCCACTTGTTTTTGTTATGAAGACAAAGTATGGAGTATTCGCGGCTTTCAACTGTTGTGCTTCTTCGCGTTGTTGCATAACGGTGTCTTTGTGTCTGTCTGATGCTTCGCATGATAGTAGGGCACGCTCGTTTATATCAAGATTTTTTGCAATGCTTTTTATTCTCTCCTCTGGGAATTGTAATTCTTCAACGACTTCAAGAAGTTGTCCTATAAATTTCCAAGCGATTTCGTCATTTGTTATTTCACGGACACATTCCACAAGTTCTGCTTTTCTG
The sequence above is drawn from the Candidatus Campbellbacteria bacterium genome and encodes:
- a CDS encoding glycine--tRNA ligase, whose amino-acid sequence is MKKEIDFLAQFAKTRGFFFLSSEIYDGFAGVYDYGPLGVELVNNIKKNWWNNMVRGHSDIVGLDSAICMSPRVWSASGHIKNFSDPYVICGETGERLRADTLLEEAGVSADGITDEEKFTELFDKNKKSVKLPDGCKVENLSKVSFGNLLVSASMGTENDFHNGKIYLRGETCQGIYVNYKNIAESMRLKVPFGIGQIGKAFRNEISPRQFLFRTREFEQMELQYFVHPKDAKKYYDQFKKERFDSLCSIGLSKDNLRFKKHENPAFYASEAEDIEYNFPSFGWKEIEGIHNRGDHDLSAHSKESGISLDYLDPETNEKFIPHVIETSAGVGRMAMALLFESVEEEKLENNETRLVSRFAPSIAPITVAVLPLSKNKKLNEQSKDMFNLLKKDFSVWYDETQSIGKRYRRQDEIGTPFCVTVDFETENDKKVTIRQRDSMSQDRVDINDVVDYIKEKIG
- a CDS encoding thioredoxin domain-containing protein, with product MFYHYRIPIFIIIASSIISLSIIFNYQKEKDAVAEINLQEKIEIIEEDASVKPVSYKDDLFIGNPEAEIIIIEYGDLQCPYCQRQHPVLYQLLKSEYGISGTVAWVFRHYPHIDETSYRKAELVECVREITNDEIAWKFIGQLLEVVEELQFPEERIKSIAKNLDINERALLSCEASDRHKDTVMQQREEAQQLKAANTPYFVFITKTSGIAFKSGKSYDFDDLVEVIKRILNERHG